The DNA sequence AGCTTTTGGTCGGTTAACTCTTGCTGGTAGAGAAGGTGATGTTGAAGAAGCGGCTGCTGCTGCTATGAGGTCAATTGACCAGATAAATAAGGACTTTTAAGAGGTAAGATTGAACTCTTGCAAAAGATGAGGTGCTAAAGCTCTTGCAGCTTTCCCTCTGCTACCAAGTTTCGTTAATTGCTCTTTACTTAATTCTCCATAAGTACATTTCGCTTCTCTTACCCAAAAGATTGATTCAAACTCACCATTAGGGTAGGCGGGGTGTTTAAGTAGTTCTCCCCAGCATATCCCCTCTGAATTACTAATAAGGTTGCCTTCTGGGTTGCATAGAACCATTGCGCTGCAGAACCTAGCGCTTCGATAAGGGGTGTCCCCTAATTGATTGAGGATTTTCTTAAGCTTCTCTTCATTGGATTGAGCGAATCGAGCAGAGTAAATACCTGGTGCGCCATTAAGTGCATCAACTTCCAATCCAGAGTCATCTGCAATTGTCCAGCTATTGGTTTCTCTTGCAGTTGCAGTCCCTTTTAGTAGGGCATTCTCGAAATAAGTTTCTCCTGTTTCCTCTACATTCATATCTTGAGGTTGTTTATGTACTTCTATAGGAAGAGGACCTAGCATTGCTTCTATCTCTGCAACCTTCTTGGGGTTGCTGCTTGCAATAGTTAAAATTGGTCTAGTCAAAATTAAAATAAGATTTCAATTTGGAAGGTCTTTTGAGATTAGGTTTTTAAGAAGTTATCGGAGGCAGGTTGGGCTGAACATTCCATCCCTTGGCAATACCTAGGGACCTGCCTCGGATTGAGAAAATAAACACTATGAGCGAATAAAACAATTAAATGTTTTGGGGTGCTAACTGAAAAACCTATAGCCCTTTAAATCAGTCATGCCAGGGGTCATAAGCTGAGCTTATCAGTGCAAGCAAATAAGGTAATCATGTTTTCGATGAAATGCTCTTGACTTTAGCGGGTCCCTGCAGTCATTGTCTCTGTTGAACATTCCATCCCTTTATCTCAGTTTAGGCAATGGCTAACGAAACCATGGGCATCGCACTCGGCATGATCGAGACCCGCGGCCTTGTACCAGCTATCGAAGCTGCTGACGCAATGACTAAGGCTGCTGAAGTGCGCCTTATTGGTCGTGAATTTGTGGGCGGCGGTTATGTAACAGTTTTAGTTCGTGGAGAAACTGGTGCAGTTAATGCTGCTGTTCGTGCAGGAGCTGATGCATGTGAACGCGTAGGAGACGGACTTGTTGCTGCGCACATTATTGCTCGCCCTCATAGAGAAGTTGAGCCTGCATTAGGCAATGGCAACTTCCTTGGTCAAAAAGACTGAAGTTAATTGCGCTTTCTTTTACTAAAAGTGCAACTTCAAACCTTTTATATCGACCTAACGGAGTTTTCTCATGAGTAAGAAGTATGACGCTGGGGTTAAGGAGTACAGAGACACCTACTGGACTCCGGAATACGTACCCCTAGACACAGACCTTTTGGCTTGCTTTAAATGCACTGGCCAAGAAGGAGTCCCTAGAGAGGAAGTAGCAGCTGCTGTTGCTGCCGAATCATCAACAGGTACTTGGTCCACTGTGTGGTCTGAGTTGTTGACCGACCTCGAATTTTACAAGGGTCGTTGTTATCGCATTGAAGATGTACCTGGAGACAAGGAGTCTTTTTATGCGTTTATAGCTTATCCTCTCGATCTTTTTGAAGAAGGATCCATTACAAACGTTCTAACCTCTTTGGTTGGAAACGTATTTGGTTTTAAAGCTTTACGCCATCTTCGTTTAGAAGATATTCGTTTCCCAATGGCTTTCATTAAGACCTGTGGTGGTCCTCCTAATGGAATCGTTGTTGAAAGAGACCGTTTAAATAAGTATGGTCGTCCCTTACTTGGTTGCACAATTAAGCCAAAACTTGGTCTTTCTGGAAAGAATTATGGCCGAGTAGTTTATGAGTGTCTTCGTGGTGGCTTGGACCTTACTAAAGATGATGAGAACATAAACTCACAACCTTTCCAGAGATGGAGAGAGCGTTTCGAATTTGTAGCTGAAGCTGTCAAGCTGGCTCAACAAGAAACTGGTGAAGTTAAAGGTCATTATCTTAACTGCACAGCGACTACTCCTGAGGAGATGTATGAGCGTGCTGAGTTTGCAAAAGAACTCGACATGCCCATAATCATGCATGACTACATAACAGGTGGCTTTACTGCTAATACAGGACTAGCCAACTGGTGTAGAAAGAATGGCATGCTTCTCCATATCCACAGGGCAATGCATGCGGTGATTGACCGTCATCCAAAGCATGGTATTCACTTCCGTGTATTGGCTAAGTGCTTGCGACTATCTGGTGGAGATCAGCTTCATACAGGAACTGTTGTTGGAAAACTAGAAGGTGATCGCCAGACCACTCTTGGCTATATAGATAACCTACGTGAATCCTTTGTCCCTGAAGATAGGACTCGAGGCAACTTCTTCGATCAGGATTGGGGCTCTATGCCAGGTGTATTTGCCGTTGCTTCAGGCGGTATACACGTTTGGCATATGCCAGCGCTGTTAGCTATTTTTGGCGACGACTCTTGTCTCCAGTTTGGTGGTGGTACTCATGGACATCCATGGGGATCTGCTGCTGGCGCGGCTGCTAACCGAGTTGCTCTTGAGGCTTGTGTTAAAGCACGTAATGCCGGTAGAGAGATTGAGAAAGAAAGCCGTGACATCTTGATGGAAGCAGCGAAGCATAGCCCTGAGTTGGCTATAGCCCTTGAGACCTGGAAAGAGATCAAGTTTGAGTTCGATACGGTTGACAAGTTAGACGTTCAATAGAAAAGAAGAGGAGAAGGCTTCTTGGCCTTCTCCAATCCTCAAACAGATAAGCAGCCGATGAATTTTCGGCCCCAAAACATTCCCTAATCAACGTTCATCATGCCTTTCCAGAGCACAGTTGGTGACTATCAGACAGTTGCCACCCTGGAAACATTCGGCTTCTTACCGCCGATGACCCAGGACGAAATTTACGACCAAATTGCTTACATCATTGCTCAGGGCTGGAGCCCTGTCATTGAACACGTTCATCCAAGTGGCTCTATGCAGACCTACTGGTCTTATTGGAAGTTACCTTTCTTTGGAGAGAAGGATTTGAATGTTGTAGTTAGTGAGCTAGAAGCTTGTCATCGCGCATACCCTGACCACCATGTTCGAATGGTTGGTTACGACGCTTATACCCAAAGTCAGGGCACTTGCTTCGTGGTTTTCGAAGGTCGCTGATTCTCAGTTACCTATTTTCTTTTAGCCTCGATTCTTTCGAGGCTATCTAGTTTCCTTAGTGGAGATTCCATTCTTCATTCCTTACGATTTTTCTAAAGGGCGGACATGGCAAAACAATCAAGTCGAGAATTAGCACTTGAGCGCCGTAAGGCTCTCAGTACAGGAGGTAAAAAGGCCTCTTCATTAAGTGCATCTAGTCCTAATCGCGTTAGGACAGCTGATGATGTTGGTTCTACAAGGACCGATACATCGGTAAAGAACTCTAATGCTGTCATTAACAAGGTTCATTCGACTTCCTCTTTCTCTACAGCTCAGTCTGGTAGCCATTCGACAAATCGTAACCTTAAACGTATTGCCAATCCTAGCCGAGAACTTGTACTCGCTCGTAGAGAAGCGCTTTCTCTTCGAGGTAAGTCTGCAGATAAGAGCAAAGATCGAACAAGAATTGATGTTGAAAAAAACGCCACTACACGTTCTCCTGAAGGTGCATCCAATCAGGAAGTAAATGCTTGTTGTGAACCTTGTGCAGCAGAGAAAGCTTTAAGTTCTTCTGCTGAAAGACCCAGAAATATAACCATTAGCTCTAAGGCTTCCAGTCGTAAACTATTAACCAAGCGAAAAGCTATTCAAAACTCAAGCAGAGCACTTGTCTTAGCAAGACGTGAAGCGTTATCTAAACATGGTAAATCTGCTTCCAAACAGCCTACGACTGCGGCTGCTGTTGCTCGCCAAGGGAATCCGGACTTAAGTAGTCGTGATATATCTCAGCGTGTAAGAGAGTTACGTAGTAAGAGTGGTGCTACTGGTAAGCAGCGATCAAGTGCTACAAGACCATGTGGCCCTAATAAAAATGGTTCCAAGCAAGCTGCCGCTGCAGATGCTCATTGGAAGGTTGGTTCTAGTCAGACAGTATCTGGACAGGTTGTTACTGGTACGCAAGCCAATAGATCAATAAAGACTACTGGTAATGAGGCAAGCACCTGTCGTTCTATAACAGGAACCCAATACCTTGGTGCAGATACAATAAATACCTTTTGTGAGGCTCCACCTTCTTATAATCAGCCTTCTAAGGTTGCTGTAACTAATACATCTCATGGTAATAGAGTTACTGGTAACGAAGTTGGCAGATCAGAAAAAGTAACAGGTGATGAGCCAGGAACTTGTAAGGCTTTGACAGGTACTGAATATATTTCTGCTAATCAATCCACTGCTTATTGCGGTGGTGTTGAAGCTTCACCTCGTAAGGTTGGTCAAAGTATTACTCAGGATGGTCGAAAAGTTAGCGGTGTAATGGTTGGTCGTTCAGAAAAAGTTACAGGTAATGAGGCTGGTACAGACAAAAACCTAACTGGAGATCAGTACCTTGGAGCCGATCCTTTGCCTGATGGTAGATCAGCTACAAAAGTAAGCTCTTTAAATACACTTAGCGGCTCTAGTGTTACTGGTACAGCTGTTGGTAGGGCATCATCTGTTACTGGGGATGAGCCAGGCAGTTGCAGGCATGTCACTGGAGATGAGTATGTAGGTTCACAGCAGTTTGACTCTTTCTGTAGTTCAAGGCCCCAGCCAGAAGCAGGGAAAGTTGGTTTAAGTGTTACTAATAAATCTCAGTCTGTTAGTGGAACCATGACAGGACGTTCAGCTCTTGTCACTGGAGATGAGCCTGGAACTTGTAAGTCAGTCACAGGTACTCCTTATGCAGGGGTAGAAGATGCAGGACAATTGTGCAGTGCAAGTTCGATAGATGAGATCAAACAGAGAACCCCAAGGAGATTAGGTACCCCTGGAGCTCCTATGACTGGGATACAACCTGGAGTGGGTGGAGTAATGACTGGAGCGGACAAAGGAGCTTGTGAAGCTTTGACTGGTACTCCTTATGTTGGTGCTGATCAGCTTGTAGAAGCTTGTGGCCAAAACATCCCTTCAGGTAGCCATGAGTATCACGAAAATTCTGAATCCTCTATAGGTACAAAATTTAGTGTTAAGTCACCAGCAAGAGCAGCCCAATTAGCCCGTGAAGATATTTCTGGTGTAACTGGGACTAGTTATGAGAAAGGTGCAAATATTACAGGCCCTTTTGATATGGCCTTTAATAAAGTGACTGGCACAGAGCAATTTAGATTTGATAGAAATGAGCGTCAAAAACAATCGATACCTTCAGCAGACACTCAAAGTGGTGAAGAAAATGGATCACGTCCTACATCTAGGATTACAGGTGAAGGACAATCTGCCGGTTTGAATATTACTGGAGATGATTGGGCCAGAGGTGACAGAGTTACAGGGACTGAGGGTGCTTCTGCTAGGCGAAGAAATCCATCTCGACCCGGAGCAATGAATGCCATGCCTGCTTCAGATTTAAAAAGAAATGAGGAAATATCAAAACCAGACTTTTTAATTACAGGTTCTAGTGGAAACACAAGAGAAGGACAACTTGTTACTTTTTCAGGTGGAGCAAGGGGGTAGGTAGTTTATGGCCTATCGAAATTCGGCCAAAAATAAAACACGCTTACTAAGCCCTACGGCTCCTAGTAAGCGTTATATGACTATTGATCAGTCACCATCAGAATCAAAAACTTTTCAAATAAATAATTCTGAGGTTCATCCGCTTACTAACCTTTCTGCTAACAAAAAACTTCAAGATTATGAAATCCAAGTCAAAGGAAGATTTGACAAGATTGTTCCATTTCTTCAGAAGGTTTCAGCTCTTCAGCATGAACAAGATTTTGTTGACTGTGCACAACAACTCGCAAGCCAAGAATTAGGCTTTCAACTTCCAAAGCATATTTTGGACAAGGCTTGGGTTCGCCCTCTCGATATGAGGGCTTTGTTCGCTTGGTGTGTATTTCAATCTCATCAACATCTAAGTAATCAGTTTTTTAATTCTGACCCTTTAAATGGCTCAGAAGATAGTAATGAGGCAAAAGCATTTCAAGACTTTCTTTTAGAATGTGGCTTCCATTTATTAGATGTCACTCCATGCGCTGATGGCAGACTGGCTCATTCAATTGCTTATGCCTTACGCATTCCTTTTAGTTCAGTTAGGAGAAGGTCCCATGCAGGTGCTTTATTTGATATAGAAAACACTGTGAATCGTTGGGTTAAAACAGAACACAAACGTTATAGAGAAGGGGTACCAAATTTTACGAATGAATCCACATGTTACTTAAAAGTAGTTATTTACCACTTTAGTTCACTTGATCCTTCCCATCAAGGTTGTGCGGCCCATGGTAGTAATGATGAAGAAGCAGCAAAAGCAGGCCTTCAACGTTTGCTTGACTTTCAAGAGTCAGTTGAAAATAGTTTCTGCTGTGGGGCTTCAGTTGAAATATTGTTGATAGGGCTTGATACAGATACAGATTCAATACGTATTCATGTTCCAGATACAACTAAAAAGATTGTTCTTGACCAATGGGTTTCTGTTGCCAATATTTATGAGGAGACAAAGCACCTTTCAATTGATCAAGCTCGACTAAAGATTATCGATACAGTTAAGAGAAGTGCTCCTGGAGATATAGCACCTGGCATGGTTAGTTTCATCTCTAGATTAATAGAGAACAATATCTCTCAACTTGATTACGTATCTCACCTTCATAACGGACCCTATCCAGATTCAGGTCATGCAGAACGTTTTATTGGTGTAGGTATTGGTTTTAAAGAAGTACATCTTCGTAACCTTACCTACTTTTCACATCTTGATACTGTTGAAGAGGGGGCACCGGATTTGGATGTAGGCATCAAGATTTTTAAGGGATTAAATGTCTCTAGAGATCTTCCTATCCCAGTAGTT is a window from the Prochlorococcus marinus str. MIT 9211 genome containing:
- a CDS encoding BMC domain-containing protein, encoding MANETMGIALGMIETRGLVPAIEAADAMTKAAEVRLIGREFVGGGYVTVLVRGETGAVNAAVRAGADACERVGDGLVAAHIIARPHREVEPALGNGNFLGQKD
- the csoS2 gene encoding carboxysome assembly protein CsoS2 gives rise to the protein MAKQSSRELALERRKALSTGGKKASSLSASSPNRVRTADDVGSTRTDTSVKNSNAVINKVHSTSSFSTAQSGSHSTNRNLKRIANPSRELVLARREALSLRGKSADKSKDRTRIDVEKNATTRSPEGASNQEVNACCEPCAAEKALSSSAERPRNITISSKASSRKLLTKRKAIQNSSRALVLARREALSKHGKSASKQPTTAAAVARQGNPDLSSRDISQRVRELRSKSGATGKQRSSATRPCGPNKNGSKQAAAADAHWKVGSSQTVSGQVVTGTQANRSIKTTGNEASTCRSITGTQYLGADTINTFCEAPPSYNQPSKVAVTNTSHGNRVTGNEVGRSEKVTGDEPGTCKALTGTEYISANQSTAYCGGVEASPRKVGQSITQDGRKVSGVMVGRSEKVTGNEAGTDKNLTGDQYLGADPLPDGRSATKVSSLNTLSGSSVTGTAVGRASSVTGDEPGSCRHVTGDEYVGSQQFDSFCSSRPQPEAGKVGLSVTNKSQSVSGTMTGRSALVTGDEPGTCKSVTGTPYAGVEDAGQLCSASSIDEIKQRTPRRLGTPGAPMTGIQPGVGGVMTGADKGACEALTGTPYVGADQLVEACGQNIPSGSHEYHENSESSIGTKFSVKSPARAAQLAREDISGVTGTSYEKGANITGPFDMAFNKVTGTEQFRFDRNERQKQSIPSADTQSGEENGSRPTSRITGEGQSAGLNITGDDWARGDRVTGTEGASARRRNPSRPGAMNAMPASDLKRNEEISKPDFLITGSSGNTREGQLVTFSGGARG
- a CDS encoding form I ribulose bisphosphate carboxylase large subunit, with the protein product MSKKYDAGVKEYRDTYWTPEYVPLDTDLLACFKCTGQEGVPREEVAAAVAAESSTGTWSTVWSELLTDLEFYKGRCYRIEDVPGDKESFYAFIAYPLDLFEEGSITNVLTSLVGNVFGFKALRHLRLEDIRFPMAFIKTCGGPPNGIVVERDRLNKYGRPLLGCTIKPKLGLSGKNYGRVVYECLRGGLDLTKDDENINSQPFQRWRERFEFVAEAVKLAQQETGEVKGHYLNCTATTPEEMYERAEFAKELDMPIIMHDYITGGFTANTGLANWCRKNGMLLHIHRAMHAVIDRHPKHGIHFRVLAKCLRLSGGDQLHTGTVVGKLEGDRQTTLGYIDNLRESFVPEDRTRGNFFDQDWGSMPGVFAVASGGIHVWHMPALLAIFGDDSCLQFGGGTHGHPWGSAAGAAANRVALEACVKARNAGREIEKESRDILMEAAKHSPELAIALETWKEIKFEFDTVDKLDVQ
- a CDS encoding ribulose bisphosphate carboxylase small subunit codes for the protein MPFQSTVGDYQTVATLETFGFLPPMTQDEIYDQIAYIIAQGWSPVIEHVHPSGSMQTYWSYWKLPFFGEKDLNVVVSELEACHRAYPDHHVRMVGYDAYTQSQGTCFVVFEGR
- a CDS encoding non-canonical purine NTP pyrophosphatase, which translates into the protein MTRPILTIASSNPKKVAEIEAMLGPLPIEVHKQPQDMNVEETGETYFENALLKGTATARETNSWTIADDSGLEVDALNGAPGIYSARFAQSNEEKLKKILNQLGDTPYRSARFCSAMVLCNPEGNLISNSEGICWGELLKHPAYPNGEFESIFWVREAKCTYGELSKEQLTKLGSRGKAARALAPHLLQEFNLTS
- a CDS encoding carboxysome shell carbonic anhydrase; this encodes MAYRNSAKNKTRLLSPTAPSKRYMTIDQSPSESKTFQINNSEVHPLTNLSANKKLQDYEIQVKGRFDKIVPFLQKVSALQHEQDFVDCAQQLASQELGFQLPKHILDKAWVRPLDMRALFAWCVFQSHQHLSNQFFNSDPLNGSEDSNEAKAFQDFLLECGFHLLDVTPCADGRLAHSIAYALRIPFSSVRRRSHAGALFDIENTVNRWVKTEHKRYREGVPNFTNESTCYLKVVIYHFSSLDPSHQGCAAHGSNDEEAAKAGLQRLLDFQESVENSFCCGASVEILLIGLDTDTDSIRIHVPDTTKKIVLDQWVSVANIYEETKHLSIDQARLKIIDTVKRSAPGDIAPGMVSFISRLIENNISQLDYVSHLHNGPYPDSGHAERFIGVGIGFKEVHLRNLTYFSHLDTVEEGAPDLDVGIKIFKGLNVSRDLPIPVVIRFDYSGKVPGARDRALQDCKRVDNAITFRYRALVDDGLLHTCLTIRDRDKKGPAEVVGSSLKPTLQEAH